One segment of Corynebacterium atrinae DNA contains the following:
- a CDS encoding nicotinate phosphoribosyltransferase: MNTVKASSLPQNRSTSLLTDKYELTMLQAALRDGTAHRSCAFEVFSRRLPNERRYGVVAGTARVLHAVQDFVFTEAQLATLDFLDEQTLEYLRNYRFTGQIDGYREGELYFPYSPLLTVRGTFAECVILETVILSIMNADSAVASAAARMVTAADGRPIIEMGSRRTHEYAAVTASRAAYLAGFEATSNLEAAHRYGIPASGTSAHAWTLLHINEDGTPNEAAAFRSQIDSLGIDTTLLVDTYDITKGVETAIEVAGPELGGVRIDSGDLGAVTRRVRKQLDDLGAHNTRIVVSSDLDEFAIAGLRGDPVDAFGVGTSVVTGSGAPTASMVYKLVEVDGHPVSKRSSGKGMTGGAKRALRTYRASGVAVEELVYPFDAPDPEVGHLKSAVLSTPLVRDGQVLEGLPSLHDSREYLATQLLTLPWEGLALSRDEPSISIRFVGFPAERQ, translated from the coding sequence GTGAACACGGTTAAAGCGTCTTCCCTGCCCCAAAATCGTTCGACATCGTTGCTGACGGACAAGTACGAACTGACTATGCTGCAGGCCGCCCTGCGTGATGGAACCGCCCATCGCTCCTGCGCCTTCGAGGTTTTCTCCCGCCGTCTGCCCAACGAGCGGCGCTACGGGGTCGTTGCCGGCACCGCCCGGGTGCTCCACGCTGTGCAGGATTTCGTCTTCACTGAGGCCCAACTGGCCACGCTCGACTTCCTCGACGAACAGACCCTGGAATACCTGCGCAATTACCGTTTCACGGGACAGATTGACGGCTACCGCGAGGGTGAGCTCTATTTCCCCTATTCGCCGCTGCTGACCGTGCGCGGCACATTCGCCGAATGCGTCATTTTGGAGACGGTCATCCTCTCCATCATGAACGCCGATTCCGCAGTCGCCTCTGCCGCCGCCCGCATGGTCACCGCCGCTGATGGTCGCCCGATCATCGAGATGGGGTCGCGCCGCACGCATGAATACGCCGCAGTTACGGCCTCCCGGGCGGCCTACCTTGCGGGTTTCGAAGCCACCTCCAACCTTGAGGCCGCGCACCGTTATGGCATTCCCGCCTCGGGTACGTCCGCCCACGCCTGGACGCTGCTGCACATCAACGAAGATGGCACGCCCAACGAGGCCGCCGCCTTCCGCTCGCAGATAGATTCCCTCGGCATTGATACGACCCTGCTGGTGGATACCTACGACATCACCAAGGGCGTCGAGACGGCGATTGAGGTCGCGGGCCCGGAACTCGGCGGCGTCCGCATTGACTCCGGTGACTTAGGTGCCGTCACCCGCCGCGTGCGTAAGCAACTCGATGACCTCGGCGCGCACAACACCCGAATCGTCGTCTCCTCCGACCTCGACGAGTTCGCCATCGCTGGCCTGCGAGGTGACCCGGTCGATGCCTTCGGCGTGGGTACCTCCGTGGTCACCGGCTCCGGCGCGCCGACCGCGTCCATGGTGTACAAGCTCGTTGAGGTCGATGGCCACCCCGTGTCCAAGCGTTCCAGCGGCAAGGGCATGACCGGCGGCGCCAAGCGAGCCTTGCGCACCTACCGCGCCTCGGGCGTGGCGGTGGAGGAACTCGTCTACCCCTTCGATGCTCCCGATCCTGAGGTTGGCCACCTCAAGTCCGCGGTGCTGTCCACTCCCCTCGTGCGCGACGGCCAGGTCCTGGAAGGCCTGCCGAGCCTGCATGATTCCCGCGAGTACCTCGCTACCCAGCTACTCACCCTGCCCTGGGAGGGCCTCGCGCTCTCCCGCGATGAACCATCGATCTCCATCCGATTCGTCGGTTTCCCCGCCGAACGTCAGTAG
- a CDS encoding ATP-dependent DNA helicase has protein sequence MSEQPLSPSTEELLDAAVAALGGTRRDGQVRMAQAVTAALEGERHLAVQAGTGTGKSLAYLVPAIRHAQATNTKVIISTATIALQRQLVERDLPRLVEALEPLMERRPTFAIMKGRSNYVCLNRIGAVEEPADALIDEADVSWLGRHIARVHDWAQETTRGDRDDLDPGVPDQAWRQVSVTSRECLGASRCPHGENCFAELARREANEVDIIVTNHALLAIDALADVNILPEHDTVIIDEAHELDGRITSVATNELSSATLKLAAKRAAKLDADGTKLEEDVDDWLQVAEDLPEGRWTSISEDARGPLAGLRDCLWSLRDAVARAPEGEAAADPEKAAERHNLSNHLMELHDAVVRILDVFAETDPAAQRDVVWLDRDERRGDVLTVAPLSVAGLLHSRLFSEQTVVLTSATLTLGGRFDAMAAAWGLPKGTWDSLDVGTPFDPAKAGILYTARHLPDPGRDGLSPETLEEIYELIMAAGGRTLGLFSSRRAAEQATQAMRSRLPFDVLCQGDDATGALVEKFSKNDNTCLFGTLTLWQGVDVPGASCSLVLIDRVPFPRPDDPLLQARKEAATAEGRNGFMEVAATHAALLLAQGAGRLLRSVTDRGVVAVLDNRLATKRYGSFLRASMPGFWDTTDPKVVRGALSRLVQER, from the coding sequence GTGTCTGAACAACCCCTATCGCCATCCACCGAAGAGCTTCTCGACGCCGCCGTGGCCGCCCTTGGCGGCACCCGCCGGGATGGGCAGGTGCGGATGGCGCAGGCCGTCACCGCCGCCCTGGAGGGCGAGCGGCACCTCGCCGTCCAAGCTGGTACCGGCACCGGCAAATCGCTCGCCTACCTCGTCCCGGCAATTCGTCATGCGCAGGCGACTAACACCAAGGTCATCATCTCCACGGCGACGATCGCCCTGCAGCGCCAGCTCGTCGAGCGCGATCTCCCGCGCCTCGTCGAAGCGCTGGAGCCGCTCATGGAGCGCCGTCCCACCTTCGCCATCATGAAGGGCCGTTCGAACTACGTCTGCCTCAACAGGATCGGCGCCGTCGAGGAGCCAGCTGATGCGCTTATCGACGAAGCTGACGTCTCCTGGCTGGGCCGCCACATCGCCCGCGTCCACGATTGGGCGCAGGAAACGACCCGCGGCGACCGAGACGACCTCGATCCCGGCGTGCCCGATCAGGCCTGGCGTCAGGTTTCCGTCACCTCCCGCGAGTGCTTGGGTGCCAGCCGCTGCCCCCACGGCGAGAATTGCTTCGCGGAGCTCGCGCGCCGGGAAGCGAACGAGGTGGACATCATCGTCACCAATCACGCCCTCCTGGCCATCGACGCACTGGCCGATGTCAACATCCTTCCGGAACACGACACCGTCATCATCGACGAGGCCCACGAGCTCGACGGCCGCATTACCTCCGTCGCCACCAATGAGCTCTCCTCCGCCACGCTCAAGCTCGCCGCGAAGCGCGCCGCAAAGCTCGACGCAGACGGCACCAAGCTTGAAGAAGACGTCGACGACTGGTTGCAGGTGGCTGAAGACCTGCCGGAAGGCAGGTGGACGTCGATAAGCGAGGACGCCCGCGGTCCCCTTGCGGGACTGCGTGACTGCCTGTGGTCGCTTCGCGACGCCGTCGCCCGCGCCCCCGAGGGCGAAGCCGCGGCCGACCCGGAAAAGGCCGCCGAGCGGCACAACTTGAGCAACCATCTCATGGAGCTTCACGACGCCGTCGTTCGCATCCTCGACGTCTTCGCCGAGACCGATCCCGCGGCCCAGCGCGATGTCGTCTGGCTCGACCGTGACGAGCGTCGCGGCGACGTCCTCACCGTGGCACCCCTGTCCGTCGCTGGGCTGCTGCACTCTCGATTGTTCTCCGAACAGACCGTGGTTCTGACTTCGGCCACGCTGACACTCGGCGGGCGATTCGACGCGATGGCCGCTGCTTGGGGCCTACCCAAAGGAACGTGGGATTCCCTCGACGTGGGCACCCCCTTTGACCCAGCTAAGGCCGGCATTCTCTACACCGCCCGCCACCTGCCCGACCCCGGCCGCGATGGCCTCTCCCCCGAGACCCTCGAAGAGATCTACGAGCTCATCATGGCTGCCGGCGGGCGCACCCTCGGACTCTTCTCCTCCCGGCGAGCCGCCGAACAAGCCACCCAAGCCATGCGCTCACGGTTGCCCTTCGACGTCCTGTGCCAAGGAGACGACGCCACCGGCGCGCTCGTGGAGAAGTTTTCTAAGAACGACAACACCTGCCTCTTCGGCACCCTCACCCTGTGGCAGGGCGTGGATGTACCAGGGGCTTCCTGTTCTCTCGTTCTCATCGACCGGGTTCCCTTTCCCCGCCCGGATGACCCACTGCTGCAGGCCCGGAAAGAGGCCGCGACCGCCGAGGGGCGCAATGGATTCATGGAGGTAGCCGCCACCCATGCGGCTCTCCTGCTCGCCCAAGGTGCTGGGCGTCTATTGCGCTCGGTCACCGACCGCGGTGTCGTGGCAGTGCTCGACAACCGCTTGGCGACCAAGCGCTATGGATCATTCCTCCGGGCCTCCATGCCCGGATTTTGGGACACCACCGACCCGAAGGTCGTGCGTGGTGCCCTCAGCCGCTTAGTTCAGGAGCGGTAA